Proteins from one Brevibacillus humidisoli genomic window:
- the menC gene encoding o-succinylbenzoate synthase: MMIQRVVLRHLSMNLKSPFVTSFGTTTEREFLLIEVHDQDGIIGYGESTAMRDPLYNEETLKGNHHLLRDYLIPLVLGRPFSHPDECIRLFAPIRRNMMAKAAIECAIWDLYAKRKNLSLSRAIGGKAEKIPVGVSIGIQEDVTAMLKQVEHFLSEGYQRFKVKVKPGFDVDVIAAIRQTFGDIPLMADANSAYTLRDAEHLKQLDPYNLMMIEQPLGHDDIVDHAVLQRQLATPICLDESIHTVDDARKAIDLGSCRIINIKVGRVGGLSLSKQIHDLCQARNIPVWCGGMLESGVGRAHNVAVTTLPGFTLPGDTSGSNRYWQQDIIEPEVIVENGYIRVPSRPGIGYEVNQNRLDAVTQASETYK; the protein is encoded by the coding sequence ATGATGATTCAACGAGTTGTTTTGCGCCATCTGTCAATGAACTTGAAGTCACCTTTTGTCACCAGCTTCGGCACAACGACCGAAAGGGAGTTTTTGCTGATTGAGGTGCACGACCAGGATGGTATCATTGGATATGGTGAGTCAACTGCCATGCGGGATCCGCTATACAATGAGGAGACGTTAAAAGGGAATCATCACCTGTTACGAGATTATTTAATCCCCCTTGTACTAGGCCGACCGTTTTCACATCCGGATGAATGCATCCGCTTGTTCGCCCCGATTCGCCGCAATATGATGGCAAAAGCTGCGATCGAGTGCGCAATCTGGGACCTGTACGCCAAAAGGAAAAATTTGTCTCTTTCCCGGGCAATTGGCGGAAAAGCGGAAAAGATCCCGGTCGGGGTCAGCATCGGGATACAAGAGGATGTTACAGCCATGCTTAAGCAGGTGGAACATTTTCTCTCGGAGGGGTATCAACGGTTTAAAGTAAAGGTGAAACCCGGCTTTGACGTGGATGTGATTGCTGCCATTCGTCAAACATTTGGCGACATCCCGTTGATGGCCGATGCCAACTCGGCTTATACGCTGCGCGATGCCGAACACCTGAAGCAGCTTGATCCATACAACTTGATGATGATTGAACAGCCGCTGGGCCATGACGATATTGTGGATCATGCTGTTTTGCAGCGGCAGCTCGCCACACCGATTTGCCTGGATGAGAGCATCCATACCGTTGATGATGCACGCAAGGCGATTGATCTCGGAAGTTGCCGGATCATCAACATCAAAGTGGGCCGTGTAGGGGGACTAAGCCTCTCCAAGCAGATCCACGACCTCTGCCAGGCGCGCAACATCCCCGTATGGTGCGGCGGGATGCTGGAATCGGGGGTTGGCCGTGCCCACAACGTGGCCGTCACCACACTCCCTGGCTTCACGCTGCCCGGTGACACATCTGGCTCCAATCGCTATTGGCAACAGGATATTATCGAGCCGGAAGTAATCGTCGAAAACGGCTATATCCGCGTGCCGAGCAGGCCTGGTATTGGATACGAGGTAAATCAAAATCGTCTGGATGCTGTTACTCAAGCAAGTGAAACCTATAAGTGA
- a CDS encoding GNAT family N-acetyltransferase, translating into MQITMKKLTSPLEFQQMEQLEAAVWSEKSVIPLHMTLTLAKFGGLFLGAFDEEEMIGFLYSFPGHLEGEPLLCSHMLGFLPAYRKQGLGVKMKWFQREEALRLGYQKISWTYDPLETVNATVNIAKLGGMVRRYVPNCYGELHDEMNKGLPTDRFIVEWLLDSERVRQYSSTLNKQPAASRSFPKVLSWKQDEQGLPVPLEPVWETDEPFIGISVPAYFQQIKRTDMNTAKEWRQVTRQLFPHYFSNGYTVVDVIRQADELTVTYLLQKGVDWG; encoded by the coding sequence ATGCAGATCACAATGAAAAAGTTGACGAGCCCGCTTGAGTTTCAGCAGATGGAGCAACTGGAAGCGGCGGTGTGGAGCGAAAAGTCGGTCATACCGCTGCACATGACGCTGACACTGGCCAAGTTCGGCGGATTGTTCCTAGGGGCATTTGACGAAGAGGAGATGATCGGTTTCCTCTACAGTTTCCCAGGCCATCTCGAGGGTGAGCCACTCCTCTGCTCTCACATGCTCGGCTTCCTGCCTGCCTATCGGAAGCAGGGACTTGGAGTCAAGATGAAGTGGTTCCAACGTGAGGAAGCGCTCAGGCTCGGTTATCAGAAGATTAGTTGGACCTATGATCCACTGGAGACGGTTAACGCGACAGTAAACATCGCCAAGTTGGGAGGAATGGTCCGCCGTTACGTCCCCAACTGCTATGGCGAGCTACATGACGAGATGAACAAGGGACTGCCGACTGACCGCTTTATCGTTGAATGGCTGTTGGACAGCGAGCGAGTCCGCCAATACAGCAGCACGCTCAATAAGCAACCTGCTGCAAGTCGGTCTTTTCCCAAGGTATTGAGCTGGAAACAGGATGAGCAGGGGTTGCCGGTGCCGCTGGAACCTGTCTGGGAGACAGATGAACCGTTCATTGGGATTTCTGTGCCTGCTTACTTTCAACAGATCAAGCGGACCGATATGAACACAGCCAAAGAATGGCGGCAGGTGACCCGTCAGCTGTTTCCCCACTACTTTTCCAACGGATACACTGTGGTTGACGTGATTCGGCAAGCTGACGAATTAACCGTCACCTACCTGCTGCAGAAAGGAGTCGATTGGGGATGA
- a CDS encoding M42 family metallopeptidase, whose translation MADAYQLELWRRLTEAHGAPGFEGEVRSIMKEYIGTYTDEIVYDNLGSIFGVHRGDESGPRVMVAGHMDEVGFMVTRVSDKGFLSFQPLGGWWGQVLLAQRVQVMTAAGPIEGVISSIPPHVLSQEQRNRPMDIKNMYIDIGADSREEAERWGVRPGVPVVPTSPFTVMKDGKKIMAKAWDNRYGCALSIELLKELHEQPNHPNVVYAGATVQEEVGTRGAKTAAHLIQPDIFLALDASPAGDIPGVRDGFGKLGDGLLMRIYDRVMVTHSGLRDFLIEICEQEGIKYQYYISQGGTDAGAVHLHGNGVPSAVIGLPARYIHSHTAIINQDDYEAAKQLLFRVIKKLDRAALDAIRSY comes from the coding sequence ATGGCAGACGCGTACCAGTTGGAACTCTGGAGGAGATTGACAGAAGCGCATGGGGCCCCCGGCTTTGAAGGGGAGGTGCGTTCCATCATGAAAGAATATATCGGTACCTACACCGATGAGATCGTATATGACAACTTGGGGAGCATCTTCGGTGTGCACCGTGGCGACGAGAGCGGGCCGCGAGTCATGGTAGCCGGACATATGGATGAAGTTGGTTTTATGGTAACCCGCGTCTCTGACAAAGGATTTCTCTCCTTTCAGCCGCTCGGCGGGTGGTGGGGGCAAGTCCTGTTGGCCCAACGGGTACAGGTGATGACCGCCGCAGGTCCGATCGAGGGAGTGATTAGTTCGATTCCCCCTCATGTATTGAGTCAAGAACAGCGGAACCGACCGATGGATATCAAAAACATGTACATCGATATTGGTGCCGATTCCCGCGAGGAGGCAGAGCGGTGGGGCGTCCGGCCTGGGGTGCCTGTTGTCCCGACAAGTCCGTTTACCGTGATGAAAGACGGCAAAAAGATAATGGCCAAAGCGTGGGATAACCGTTACGGCTGCGCCCTCTCCATTGAACTGTTAAAAGAACTGCACGAACAGCCCAATCACCCCAATGTTGTGTATGCCGGGGCAACAGTACAGGAGGAAGTGGGCACCAGAGGCGCCAAAACAGCAGCCCATCTGATCCAGCCTGATATCTTCCTGGCTTTGGATGCAAGTCCCGCCGGGGATATTCCTGGCGTTCGGGATGGATTCGGAAAACTGGGGGACGGTCTGCTGATGCGTATTTATGACCGCGTCATGGTAACCCACTCCGGACTGCGTGACTTTCTGATTGAGATCTGTGAACAGGAAGGAATCAAGTATCAGTACTACATCTCGCAAGGGGGGACGGATGCAGGAGCGGTGCACCTGCACGGCAATGGTGTTCCTTCCGCGGTGATCGGACTGCCGGCCCGCTACATCCACAGCCATACGGCGATCATCAACCAAGACGATTATGAAGCCGCCAAGCAACTGCTGTTCCGCGTGATCAAAAAGCTGGACCGGGCTGCATTGGATGCGATCCGCTCATACTGA
- a CDS encoding HD domain-containing phosphohydrolase yields MFTSFPRKLYPIFLILLPVLFSLIVFWGYSYAKQQYYAAGIRSLDRQLSTVIHVVELTHRQVENGQLTLVQAQKKVKDLLTGPLLPDGTRDSSAVDITIGPGDYLFALNSSGYAAMHPHLEGKNLLSVANPEGRYIAKELLSKPFDALHYLWENPIDSEPHARISLVRYYAPWDWYIGISTDEDNFYIFYKPVKALLIILVAGSYVIAAILLFLARRKERALQRSTQMSKQLAETNQSVLKTLAVALEERDAYTSGHSQRVAYYMKQIARQMGFPEQEMDALYMGGLLHDIGKIGVEDSILQKTGQLTDTEYEVIKTHPVRGEALLRKLYANVNKHDRKKVDLVLTITRSHHERFDGKGYPDGLVGEAIPLAARIATVADSFDAMTSIRSYRRGLSYSKACEEIRDNTGTQFCPQVAAAFFEGITEETFYLAHQITTANEMLFESDEEEANITGAYQTAT; encoded by the coding sequence GTGTTCACATCCTTTCCCAGAAAACTGTACCCCATCTTTTTGATCCTGCTTCCCGTCCTTTTCAGCTTGATTGTCTTCTGGGGTTACTCGTATGCCAAACAACAGTATTATGCTGCGGGCATACGCAGCCTGGATAGGCAGCTTAGCACTGTGATCCACGTGGTCGAGTTGACTCACCGGCAAGTTGAAAATGGTCAGCTCACCTTGGTTCAGGCGCAAAAAAAGGTCAAAGATCTGCTTACCGGTCCGCTCTTGCCGGACGGAACACGGGATTCGTCCGCGGTCGATATCACCATCGGACCAGGAGATTACTTGTTTGCTTTGAATTCCAGCGGCTATGCGGCGATGCATCCCCACCTGGAAGGCAAGAACCTGCTGTCGGTTGCCAATCCGGAGGGGCGCTATATCGCAAAAGAGCTGCTCAGCAAGCCGTTTGATGCGCTTCACTACCTCTGGGAAAATCCGATTGATTCCGAACCACATGCCAGGATTTCACTGGTTCGCTACTATGCTCCTTGGGACTGGTATATCGGCATCTCAACAGATGAGGATAACTTTTACATATTCTACAAGCCGGTGAAAGCTCTGCTGATCATACTGGTAGCAGGCAGCTACGTGATCGCGGCTATCCTGCTGTTCCTGGCGAGACGGAAAGAACGGGCTCTGCAGCGATCCACGCAAATGAGCAAACAACTGGCTGAGACCAACCAAAGCGTATTGAAGACACTGGCAGTGGCGTTAGAGGAGCGAGATGCCTATACGTCCGGACATTCTCAGCGGGTTGCTTATTACATGAAACAGATTGCACGACAGATGGGATTTCCCGAACAGGAAATGGATGCTCTGTACATGGGCGGACTGCTGCACGACATTGGCAAGATCGGCGTCGAAGACAGCATCCTGCAGAAAACCGGACAGTTGACTGACACAGAGTATGAGGTGATCAAAACTCACCCGGTACGTGGTGAAGCACTGCTTCGCAAGCTGTATGCCAATGTGAACAAACACGACCGTAAAAAGGTGGATCTGGTTTTGACTATCACCCGTTCCCATCATGAACGTTTTGATGGCAAGGGATACCCTGACGGTCTTGTGGGGGAGGCGATCCCGTTGGCTGCGCGGATCGCTACCGTGGCTGATTCCTTTGATGCGATGACGTCCATTCGTTCCTATCGCAGAGGCCTCTCTTACTCCAAGGCTTGTGAGGAGATCCGCGACAACACCGGCACGCAGTTTTGTCCGCAAGTGGCGGCAGCGTTTTTTGAGGGTATAACGGAAGAGACTTTTTACCTCGCCCATCAGATCACGACAGCCAACGAGATGCTGTTTGAATCGGATGAGGAAGAGGCAAACATAACAGGGGCCTACCAGACCGCTACATAA
- a CDS encoding MFS transporter: protein MNIGHGLLANRLYVFLLAGVLFSHLATYLINPIFPIFLEKNRGFGIGQVGLILGVTSFAFQIGSLLGGFLSDRLGRRTVMMSGAVLQGTAMIGYGVSQPLAAYLAFSVVNGIGLGLFAPSVKALIVSTAGVENRTTAFSWRGIAANVGIIIAGLMITLLALEANRRVFFYASAVLFLLALLTRLTLPNDRCQGESCRRTPWRDYKQILMHRSFVLFSAVSLLIWALYAQFALVLPLRGEHVLGTTSRIGLIWTINSVVLVLMQGTISRLILERINPYFSLLAGTLLIGVGLSSLGLADRFFTLSLAAIVFIVGEMMLLPIWDSLVGYFAKEELLGAYYGISNVVTAVGSAVGAAVGGNLVEQLGGVGSRLPWIGYGVTTLFFISVLGLFVWYAKDRHGRGLPQSTSGIPILKKEKVK from the coding sequence ATGAACATCGGTCATGGGCTGTTGGCAAACCGTTTGTACGTCTTTTTGCTGGCCGGAGTGCTGTTTTCCCACCTCGCTACCTATTTAATCAACCCGATTTTCCCGATCTTTTTGGAAAAGAACCGCGGATTTGGCATAGGACAGGTTGGTCTGATCCTTGGTGTAACCAGTTTTGCCTTTCAGATCGGCAGTTTGCTAGGCGGTTTCTTGTCAGATCGGCTCGGCCGCCGCACCGTGATGATGTCGGGAGCCGTTCTTCAGGGAACGGCCATGATCGGATACGGAGTGAGTCAGCCCTTGGCCGCTTACCTCGCCTTTTCCGTCGTCAACGGGATTGGGCTCGGCTTGTTTGCTCCTTCTGTCAAAGCACTGATTGTAAGCACGGCAGGCGTTGAGAACCGTACGACCGCCTTTTCCTGGCGGGGGATTGCCGCCAATGTCGGGATCATCATCGCCGGATTGATGATCACCCTACTGGCGTTGGAGGCCAATCGGAGGGTATTTTTTTACGCCTCGGCCGTGCTGTTTCTCCTCGCCTTACTAACTCGTCTCACTCTGCCCAATGATCGTTGCCAGGGGGAGTCGTGTAGACGTACGCCATGGAGAGATTACAAACAAATCCTGATGCACCGCAGTTTTGTTTTGTTTTCCGCTGTTTCCCTGCTGATCTGGGCCTTATACGCGCAGTTCGCGCTTGTACTGCCGCTCAGAGGAGAACATGTATTGGGGACCACGTCTCGAATCGGTCTCATTTGGACGATCAATTCAGTCGTGCTCGTACTTATGCAGGGAACGATCTCCAGACTGATTCTGGAGCGGATCAATCCCTACTTCTCGCTCTTGGCAGGAACCTTGCTGATCGGTGTTGGACTCTCCTCTCTTGGCTTGGCCGATCGCTTTTTTACGCTTAGCCTGGCTGCAATTGTCTTCATTGTAGGAGAGATGATGCTGTTGCCGATCTGGGACAGCCTGGTCGGGTATTTCGCCAAAGAGGAATTATTGGGTGCTTACTACGGGATTTCCAATGTGGTTACAGCGGTTGGATCAGCTGTAGGCGCTGCTGTTGGCGGCAACCTGGTTGAACAGCTTGGTGGTGTCGGCAGTCGTCTGCCGTGGATCGGTTACGGGGTGACCACACTTTTCTTTATCTCTGTGCTGGGCCTGTTTGTCTGGTACGCCAAAGACCGGCACGGTCGAGGTTTGCCTCAGTCGACCAGCGGGATACCGATTTTAAAAAAGGAAAAGGTGAAATGA
- a CDS encoding YfhD family protein: MKTTLFQSGKKTKDDHADTQPIGHNEDVEYAEELADAADIEAQKRANAADQRQDIRP, encoded by the coding sequence GTGAAGACGACCTTGTTCCAATCAGGCAAGAAGACAAAAGACGATCATGCAGACACACAGCCGATTGGTCATAATGAGGATGTGGAATACGCCGAAGAACTGGCCGACGCTGCTGACATCGAAGCACAAAAACGGGCGAATGCTGCCGACCAGCGGCAGGACATCCGCCCATAG
- a CDS encoding YtrH family sporulation protein: MAQVVLTFFIAYGIVVGGAITGGIGAFLTEKMPLWYTGELAKQLKIWGLVGALGGTFDSFMQIEKIFDGQLSPVFRQLILIFAAFMGAHIGSLSIEWLVQARK, encoded by the coding sequence ATGGCTCAGGTGGTACTCACCTTCTTTATTGCATACGGCATCGTCGTCGGTGGGGCGATCACCGGTGGAATCGGAGCGTTTCTGACGGAAAAAATGCCGTTGTGGTATACAGGAGAACTGGCCAAACAGTTAAAAATCTGGGGGCTGGTGGGTGCACTTGGCGGAACGTTTGATTCATTTATGCAGATCGAGAAAATTTTTGACGGTCAGCTCTCGCCCGTATTTAGGCAGTTGATTCTGATCTTTGCAGCGTTTATGGGCGCGCACATCGGGTCGCTGTCAATCGAATGGCTGGTGCAGGCGAGAAAATGA
- a CDS encoding sporulation protein, whose product MSMFKKLLASVGIGSAKVDARLHNDSLMPGETISGEVHIVGGDVSQEIDDIYMYVITHYERERDDRKVKEECILVKHRLAERFMLKPEETKIIPFSFPLPYETPLTIGRQPVYLRTGLDIKNAIDPGDSDYIEVRPLPVMSKVLDAVKEIGFQLYKVDCEYNRYLGRTYPFVQEFEFRPTGKYRSRLDELEVIFFPRGDELELLMQIDKRARGLMGALEEAFNMDERYVRLRLTAADAQRSTSELAQAIDQTIQNNLR is encoded by the coding sequence ATGTCAATGTTTAAAAAACTGCTTGCAAGCGTGGGGATCGGCTCAGCCAAAGTTGACGCCCGTCTGCACAACGATTCCCTGATGCCGGGAGAGACGATCAGCGGTGAGGTGCACATCGTCGGTGGTGATGTCAGCCAGGAGATTGATGATATTTACATGTACGTGATCACTCATTATGAGCGTGAACGTGACGACAGAAAAGTAAAAGAAGAGTGCATCCTGGTGAAGCATCGTCTGGCAGAACGATTTATGCTAAAACCGGAGGAAACCAAAATTATCCCATTCTCCTTTCCTCTCCCTTATGAGACGCCATTAACGATCGGCCGGCAGCCGGTCTATCTGAGAACAGGTCTGGATATCAAAAACGCGATTGACCCTGGCGATTCCGACTACATCGAAGTACGCCCTCTCCCAGTCATGAGCAAGGTGCTGGATGCAGTCAAGGAGATCGGTTTCCAACTTTATAAAGTGGATTGTGAATACAATCGGTACCTTGGAAGGACGTATCCGTTTGTGCAGGAGTTTGAGTTTCGCCCGACCGGCAAGTACCGCAGTCGTCTTGACGAGCTGGAAGTGATCTTCTTCCCCCGTGGAGACGAGTTGGAACTGCTCATGCAGATTGACAAGCGCGCACGTGGATTAATGGGTGCACTGGAAGAAGCTTTTAACATGGATGAGCGCTATGTCCGATTGCGGCTGACTGCCGCCGACGCCCAGCGATCCACCAGTGAACTGGCTCAGGCGATTGATCAGACCATCCAGAACAATCTGCGATAA
- a CDS encoding GNAT family N-acetyltransferase, translating into MTNKLEPIPELQTDRLLLRKLSVEDAPILFQYWADDDVTRFMNIPPFQHVEQATDMIVHLNTLSERQEASRWGIVLKETGTLIGTCGFNTSWAGEDRRSEIGYDLGKPYWGRGYMTEALRALVSHGFDQLDLNRIEALVEPGNTGSIKTLGKVGFQQEGLLRDYQFAKGRFVDLRMFSLLRREYVR; encoded by the coding sequence ATGACGAACAAACTGGAACCCATTCCTGAACTGCAGACAGACAGGCTGCTGCTGCGCAAACTATCTGTAGAAGATGCGCCCATTCTGTTTCAATACTGGGCTGATGACGATGTGACCAGGTTTATGAACATTCCGCCATTTCAACACGTGGAACAAGCGACGGACATGATTGTGCATCTCAACACTCTTTCCGAACGTCAGGAAGCGTCCCGGTGGGGGATTGTCCTTAAAGAGACGGGTACTTTGATTGGCACCTGCGGGTTCAATACGAGTTGGGCCGGGGAAGATCGCCGGTCTGAAATCGGCTACGACCTAGGCAAGCCTTATTGGGGGAGGGGGTATATGACAGAAGCGCTGCGCGCGCTTGTGTCGCATGGGTTTGATCAACTGGACCTGAACCGGATCGAGGCACTGGTCGAACCAGGCAATACAGGCTCGATTAAAACATTAGGAAAAGTAGGTTTTCAGCAGGAAGGATTGCTGCGCGATTATCAGTTCGCCAAAGGCAGGTTTGTGGATCTGCGCATGTTTTCCCTGCTGCGGAGAGAATATGTCCGATAA
- the codY gene encoding GTP-sensing pleiotropic transcriptional regulator CodY, whose product MSLLEKTRRINTMLQRTMGGSGVSYQEIAKLFSDVMAANVYIITVDGVILGCGLLDEVNTQEEGRFASILPNDYNNLLLEVEQSLANQGTDSRYCMLSREWSSLLPEANTTIVPINAGGSRLGTLVLLRAADPFETDDLILAEIGATVVGMKIVRHRAEQIEMEVRDKTFAKIALASLSYSEQIAIEKIMEQLDAKEGLLVASQLADQAGLTRSVIVNALRKLASAGVLESRSLGMKGTYIKVLNDKFQAELSKLKTS is encoded by the coding sequence ATGAGTTTATTGGAAAAGACAAGAAGGATTAATACGATGCTGCAGCGGACGATGGGAGGCAGCGGCGTCAGCTATCAGGAAATCGCCAAGCTATTCTCTGATGTGATGGCGGCCAATGTCTACATTATCACTGTAGATGGTGTGATTCTCGGCTGCGGATTGCTAGATGAGGTCAACACACAGGAAGAAGGACGATTTGCCAGCATTCTGCCGAATGACTACAACAACTTGTTGTTAGAGGTAGAGCAATCGCTGGCGAACCAAGGGACAGACAGCAGGTATTGCATGCTGTCCCGCGAGTGGAGCTCCCTGTTGCCAGAAGCAAATACGACGATTGTCCCGATCAATGCGGGCGGAAGTCGATTAGGCACGCTGGTCCTGCTGCGTGCAGCAGATCCGTTTGAGACGGACGACTTGATTCTTGCCGAGATTGGCGCCACAGTAGTGGGGATGAAAATCGTCCGCCATCGTGCCGAACAGATTGAGATGGAAGTACGCGACAAAACGTTTGCCAAGATTGCCTTGGCTTCGCTCTCCTACAGTGAGCAAATCGCGATTGAGAAGATCATGGAACAGTTAGACGCCAAAGAGGGGCTGCTGGTGGCAAGCCAACTGGCCGATCAGGCGGGTCTGACCCGGTCGGTTATCGTCAACGCCTTGCGCAAGCTGGCCAGCGCTGGTGTACTGGAATCTCGTTCGCTTGGCATGAAAGGCACGTACATCAAAGTGCTGAACGACAAGTTCCAGGCCGAGCTGAGCAAGTTGAAAACATCATAA
- a CDS encoding M20 peptidase aminoacylase family protein, whose product MTAAIRDWVNRNREEILATYYRLHDLAEVSWQERETTAFLCQQLEQLGIAYQTFDQHTGVIAVWEGETDGPTVGMRADMDALWQNVDGVWKANHSCGHDAHMTMVLSALRCLKETDFRPKGRLKVIFQPAEEVGAGAKALLAQGMIDDIDYLLGIHVRPIQELSFGTASPAIYHGAVAMLRGKVRGVQAHAARPHLGVNVIDSLAAIVGAVNAVRADPTLPASAKVTKLHAGGDNLNIIPDEAEFGIDLRAQTNDAMESLLEKVSTAARSAGSANGAEVELEVIARMNAAVPNPTMEQVVSRAIAEILGADAVVAPPVTPGGEDFHFYVTERAGLAATMIGLGTDLTPGLHHPQMRFDLDALHHGTLILCLSAMELFAQSNG is encoded by the coding sequence GTGACAGCAGCGATACGGGATTGGGTAAATCGAAATCGGGAGGAGATCTTGGCTACCTACTATCGTCTGCACGATTTGGCTGAAGTGAGCTGGCAGGAGAGGGAGACTACGGCTTTCTTGTGCCAACAGTTAGAACAGCTCGGGATTGCGTATCAGACGTTTGACCAACATACGGGGGTAATCGCGGTATGGGAGGGGGAGACGGATGGGCCTACCGTAGGAATGCGTGCCGACATGGATGCGTTGTGGCAGAATGTAGATGGTGTGTGGAAAGCAAACCATTCCTGTGGCCATGACGCCCACATGACGATGGTGCTTTCTGCACTGCGCTGCTTGAAGGAAACCGATTTTCGTCCCAAGGGACGGCTAAAGGTGATCTTCCAGCCGGCAGAAGAAGTGGGGGCAGGAGCGAAAGCGCTGCTCGCCCAAGGAATGATTGACGACATCGACTATTTGCTTGGCATTCATGTTAGGCCCATCCAGGAACTCTCCTTTGGCACGGCCTCACCAGCCATCTATCATGGGGCGGTGGCGATGCTTAGGGGAAAGGTGCGTGGTGTTCAGGCCCATGCCGCTAGACCCCATCTCGGTGTAAACGTGATTGATTCGTTGGCAGCCATTGTGGGTGCTGTCAACGCAGTCAGAGCAGACCCAACCCTTCCGGCTTCGGCCAAAGTGACCAAGCTGCATGCCGGCGGAGACAATCTCAACATTATCCCGGACGAGGCCGAGTTCGGCATCGATTTGCGCGCGCAGACCAATGACGCGATGGAGAGCTTGCTGGAGAAAGTATCGACTGCAGCCCGATCGGCAGGCAGCGCCAACGGGGCAGAGGTGGAGCTGGAAGTGATTGCACGGATGAATGCTGCTGTTCCCAATCCGACGATGGAACAAGTGGTGAGCAGGGCGATTGCCGAGATACTGGGAGCAGATGCAGTCGTCGCTCCACCGGTCACTCCGGGAGGAGAAGACTTCCATTTTTACGTTACCGAAAGAGCAGGACTTGCTGCTACGATGATCGGATTGGGTACCGATTTAACACCGGGACTGCACCACCCGCAGATGCGGTTTGACCTGGACGCGCTTCATCACGGTACTCTGATCTTGTGTTTGTCTGCCATGGAACTATTTGCTCAGTCGAACGGATGA
- a CDS encoding MFS transporter: MVTLWKQPVFRRLYSAQVINTLGHEFTFIAVIGLLNELSGSGLSFAAGTVFRLLPYVITSLFSGALLENWDKRRVMLTVNLLSGVLVSLYFWVTEPAHLWVAFLLLAAINICSAFFQPAMQVALVESVPIEQRLAANSLLQGTKALLIIVGQGIAAVLVSFYSYRFNFLLDAACYLLSFFLLLRLPLLKQRGGQQDDSIIRRLREGLRYMWGETEIRHIIYLQMAERIAGANYILLMFYILQERKEPLHVFGLLDIPLGLGGVLAGYLIGRWADKLHLPTMERAMGLSMILVGGGIFFLFHVGPIWVIAVSSLLLSFASFSVIIMSVTRLQVVADARYLARVFSLREMFTMTAFSIGCLAVGFGGEAYGSQAIATGLAVLGMLSGLCWLLAARHRARRRQAADHKTAARSG; the protein is encoded by the coding sequence ATGGTTACGTTATGGAAACAACCTGTTTTTCGCCGTCTCTACTCTGCTCAAGTGATCAATACGCTGGGCCATGAGTTTACCTTTATTGCCGTAATCGGCCTGTTGAACGAGTTGAGCGGAAGCGGCCTCTCGTTTGCTGCGGGAACAGTGTTTCGCCTGCTGCCCTATGTGATCACCAGTCTCTTCTCCGGCGCACTGCTGGAGAACTGGGACAAGCGGCGTGTTATGCTCACTGTAAACCTGCTCAGTGGTGTTTTGGTCAGTCTTTACTTTTGGGTGACAGAGCCGGCCCACCTGTGGGTCGCCTTTCTTCTGTTGGCCGCGATCAATATCTGTTCTGCTTTCTTTCAACCGGCGATGCAGGTGGCACTGGTTGAATCCGTTCCAATTGAGCAGAGATTGGCCGCCAACTCCTTGCTGCAGGGAACCAAAGCCCTCTTGATCATCGTCGGTCAAGGGATCGCCGCTGTCCTTGTTTCCTTCTATTCGTATCGGTTCAACTTTTTGTTGGATGCAGCATGTTATCTGCTTTCTTTTTTTCTTTTGCTGCGGCTTCCGCTGTTGAAGCAGCGAGGCGGGCAACAGGATGACTCGATCATTCGACGACTGCGGGAAGGACTGCGCTACATGTGGGGCGAGACCGAGATCCGGCACATCATCTATCTCCAGATGGCCGAGAGGATCGCAGGGGCCAACTACATCCTGCTGATGTTTTATATCTTGCAGGAAAGAAAAGAACCGCTGCACGTTTTTGGTCTGTTGGATATTCCGCTCGGATTGGGTGGCGTACTGGCAGGCTACCTGATCGGACGCTGGGCAGACAAGTTGCATCTGCCAACGATGGAGCGGGCCATGGGGCTGTCCATGATCCTGGTTGGGGGCGGGATTTTCTTCCTGTTTCACGTCGGGCCGATCTGGGTGATTGCTGTCAGTTCCCTGTTGCTCTCGTTCGCCTCTTTTTCCGTCATCATCATGAGTGTGACCAGGCTGCAGGTGGTGGCTGACGCTCGCTATCTGGCACGGGTTTTCTCGCTTCGCGAGATGTTTACGATGACCGCCTTCAGCATAGGATGCTTGGCGGTGGGCTTTGGAGGTGAAGCCTACGGGAGCCAGGCGATAGCGACCGGATTGGCAGTATTGGGAATGCTGTCTGGACTTTGTTGGTTGCTCGCAGCAAGACATCGGGCACGCAGGCGGCAGGCAGCAGACCACAAAACTGCGGCTCGCTCAGGGTAG